Proteins encoded together in one Acidobacteriota bacterium window:
- a CDS encoding BrnA antitoxin family protein — MRSPRASHPRRGRANLSRLRRMTEREIQATSPPELSDLPEDFWATASVVEPVSKQPISLRVDTDVLNWFKAQGPRYQSRINAVLRSYMQQRREEKKRRAG; from the coding sequence ATGCGATCGCCGCGAGCTAGCCATCCCCGACGTGGTCGAGCCAACCTAAGCCGGCTTCGTCGAATGACCGAGCGGGAGATTCAGGCCACATCGCCGCCGGAACTCAGCGACCTTCCGGAGGACTTCTGGGCGACGGCCTCCGTTGTCGAGCCGGTCTCCAAGCAGCCGATCTCGCTTAGGGTCGATACCGACGTGCTGAACTGGTTCAAAGCTCAAGGACCTCGATACCAGTCCCGAATCAACGCGGTCCTCCGGTCATATATGCAGCAACGGCGGGAGGAGAAGAAGCGAC